One genomic segment of Terrihabitans soli includes these proteins:
- a CDS encoding RBBP9/YdeN family alpha/beta hydrolase: MNILLVPGLGNSGPDHWLSHWEKALPAPRAELGEWDDPYPENWIANLDAAVREAGRDVVIVAHSLGCATVAHWAKKGGRAVQAAMLVAPADVDSDAHVPPQARRFGPMPMEKLPFASMVVASTNDPYADIARSEAFAKAWGSRFVNLGALGHINADSALGSWPKGRALLLELARG, translated from the coding sequence ATGAATATTCTGCTTGTTCCCGGCCTCGGCAATTCCGGGCCAGATCACTGGCTCTCTCATTGGGAAAAGGCGCTGCCGGCGCCGCGCGCCGAACTCGGCGAGTGGGACGATCCTTATCCGGAGAATTGGATCGCAAACCTCGACGCGGCCGTGCGCGAGGCGGGGCGCGATGTCGTGATTGTGGCGCACAGTCTTGGCTGCGCGACGGTCGCGCATTGGGCGAAGAAGGGCGGACGCGCTGTGCAGGCGGCGATGCTGGTTGCGCCGGCCGATGTCGATTCAGATGCGCATGTGCCGCCGCAGGCGCGGCGCTTTGGGCCGATGCCGATGGAGAAGCTGCCTTTCGCGTCGATGGTCGTGGCATCCACGAACGACCCTTACGCCGATATTGCGCGGTCGGAAGCGTTTGCGAAGGCCTGGGGATCGCGCTTCGTCAATCTCGGCGCGCTCGGGCATATCAATGCCGACAGCGCTCTCGGATCCTGGCCGAAGGGCCGCGCGCTGCTTCTGGAGCTGGCGCGCGGCTGA
- the gltA gene encoding citrate synthase codes for MSGKTATLIVDNKSIEFPVLEGSTGPEVIDISKLYALTGKFTYDPGFTSTASCASTITYIDGDEGILRYRGYPIQDVAEGGDFIECCYLLLYGELPSKKQKTDFETRVTRHTMVHEQMMRFFTGFRRDAHPMSVMVASVGAMAAFYHDSTDITDPMAREIASIRMIAKVPTLAAMAYKYHIGQPFIYPQNDLDYASNFLRMCFAVPCEDYKVNPVFARAMDRIFTLHADHEQNASTSTVRLAGSSGANPFACIAAGIACLWGPAHGGANEAALKMLEEIGTADRIPEFVARAKDKNDSFRLMGFGHRVYKNYDPRAKIMQQTSKEVLAEIGHADDPLLQVAIELEKVALHDEYFIERKLYPNIDFYSGITLRAMGFPTSMFTVLFSVARTVGWIAQWKEMIEDPEQRIGRPRQLYKGAAERTYTPLAKR; via the coding sequence ATGAGCGGGAAAACTGCCACCCTGATCGTGGACAATAAATCGATCGAATTTCCCGTTCTGGAAGGCTCTACCGGGCCTGAAGTCATCGACATTTCGAAGCTGTACGCGCTGACGGGCAAGTTTACATACGATCCCGGATTCACCTCGACGGCGAGCTGCGCCTCGACGATCACCTATATCGACGGCGACGAAGGCATTCTCCGCTATCGCGGTTACCCGATCCAAGACGTCGCCGAAGGCGGCGATTTCATCGAGTGCTGCTATCTGCTTCTGTACGGCGAACTGCCGAGCAAAAAGCAGAAGACCGATTTCGAAACCCGCGTCACGCGCCACACAATGGTGCATGAGCAGATGATGCGCTTCTTCACCGGCTTCCGCCGCGACGCGCATCCAATGTCGGTGATGGTGGCGAGTGTTGGCGCCATGGCCGCCTTCTATCATGACTCGACCGACATCACGGATCCGATGGCACGCGAGATCGCCTCGATCCGCATGATCGCCAAAGTCCCGACGCTCGCGGCGATGGCCTATAAATACCATATCGGCCAGCCCTTCATTTATCCGCAGAACGATCTCGACTACGCCTCGAACTTCCTGCGCATGTGCTTTGCCGTGCCGTGCGAGGACTACAAGGTGAACCCGGTCTTCGCCCGCGCGATGGACCGCATCTTCACGCTGCACGCCGATCACGAGCAGAACGCCTCGACCTCGACGGTGCGTCTTGCCGGCTCGTCGGGCGCCAATCCCTTCGCCTGCATCGCGGCGGGCATTGCCTGCCTCTGGGGTCCGGCGCATGGCGGCGCCAACGAAGCGGCGCTGAAAATGCTGGAAGAGATCGGTACGGCCGACCGCATTCCGGAATTCGTCGCCCGCGCGAAAGACAAGAACGACAGCTTCCGCCTGATGGGCTTCGGCCATCGCGTCTACAAAAACTACGATCCGCGCGCCAAGATCATGCAGCAGACCTCGAAAGAGGTTCTCGCCGAGATCGGCCATGCCGACGATCCGCTTCTGCAGGTCGCGATCGAACTCGAAAAGGTCGCGCTGCACGATGAATACTTCATCGAACGCAAGCTCTACCCGAATATCGACTTCTATTCGGGCATCACGCTGCGTGCGATGGGCTTCCCCACCTCGATGTTCACGGTGCTGTTCTCGGTCGCCCGCACGGTCGGCTGGATCGCGCAGTGGAAGGAAATGATCGAGGATCCGGAACAGCGTATCGGCCGTCCTCGCCAGCTCTACAAGGGCGCTGCCGAGCGTACTTACACTCCGCTCGCCAAGCGCTAA
- the gltX gene encoding glutamate--tRNA ligase: MTEPVIARFAPSPTGFLHIGGARTALFNWLFAKNKGGKMLLRIEDTDRARSTEDAIAAILDGLQWLGLDWDGDPVFQFSRADRHRAVVDDLLAKKAAYYAYDTVEELEAMRANALAAGKPPRYDGGWRDRDPATAPPGIKPVVRLRVDNAGETVVDDAVQGTVTFPNADLDDLVLLRSDGSPTYMLAVVVDDHDMGVSDIIRGVDHLTNAARQIQIYNALGWHVPRMAHIPLIHGPDGAKLSKRHGALGVEAYREMGYMPVALRNYLVRLGWSHKDQEIFSTDEMVAAFGLDAVGRSAARFDYDKLENLNGHYMRATPDEELIAIFKTSLPYLPGGKDAQAKLDAGLWDAFRAALPAMKERAKTFIELLDNASFLLDARPLKLDEKASEALAASDTREKLKRLKTRLAALDTWSAESAEAEVRAFAEAEGAKLGQVAQPLRAALTGKMVSPPIFEVLAILGREESLARLEDQAA; the protein is encoded by the coding sequence ATGACCGAACCCGTCATTGCCCGTTTCGCACCCTCGCCCACCGGCTTCCTCCATATCGGAGGAGCCCGGACCGCTTTGTTCAACTGGCTGTTCGCCAAGAACAAAGGCGGCAAGATGCTGCTGCGCATCGAGGATACCGACCGGGCGCGTTCGACCGAGGACGCCATTGCCGCGATCCTCGACGGGCTGCAATGGCTGGGCCTCGATTGGGACGGCGACCCTGTCTTCCAGTTCTCGCGGGCCGACCGGCATCGCGCGGTGGTGGACGATCTGCTGGCCAAGAAGGCCGCCTATTATGCCTATGACACGGTCGAAGAGCTGGAGGCGATGCGCGCCAACGCGCTCGCGGCCGGCAAGCCGCCTCGCTATGACGGCGGCTGGCGCGACCGCGATCCCGCGACCGCCCCTCCCGGCATCAAGCCCGTGGTGCGCCTGCGCGTCGACAATGCCGGCGAGACCGTGGTGGACGATGCCGTGCAGGGAACGGTGACCTTCCCGAATGCAGATCTCGACGATCTTGTCCTGCTGCGTTCGGACGGCTCGCCGACCTATATGCTCGCCGTCGTCGTCGACGATCACGATATGGGCGTCAGCGACATCATTCGCGGTGTCGACCATCTGACCAACGCCGCGCGGCAGATCCAGATCTACAACGCGCTCGGCTGGCACGTGCCGCGCATGGCGCATATCCCGCTGATCCACGGGCCGGACGGCGCCAAGCTGTCCAAGCGCCACGGCGCGCTCGGCGTCGAGGCCTACCGCGAAATGGGTTATATGCCCGTCGCATTGCGTAATTACCTTGTGCGCCTCGGCTGGAGTCACAAGGATCAGGAAATCTTCTCGACCGATGAAATGGTCGCCGCCTTCGGCCTCGACGCCGTCGGCCGCTCCGCCGCCCGCTTCGACTATGACAAGCTCGAAAACCTCAACGGGCATTACATGCGCGCGACACCCGATGAGGAACTGATCGCGATCTTCAAAACCTCGCTGCCCTATCTGCCGGGCGGCAAGGACGCGCAAGCCAAGCTCGACGCGGGGCTCTGGGATGCGTTCCGCGCAGCCCTGCCGGCGATGAAAGAGCGCGCCAAAACCTTCATCGAACTGCTCGACAATGCGAGCTTCCTGCTTGATGCGCGGCCGCTGAAACTCGACGAGAAGGCTTCCGAAGCCCTCGCGGCCTCCGACACCCGCGAAAAGCTCAAGCGGCTGAAAACCCGCCTCGCAGCGCTGGATACGTGGAGCGCCGAAAGCGCCGAAGCGGAAGTGCGCGCCTTTGCCGAAGCCGAAGGCGCAAAGCTCGGCCAGGTGGCTCAGCCGCTGCGCGCAGCCCTTACGGGCAAGATGGTATCTCCCCCGATTTTCGAGGTTCTGGCCATTCTCGGCCGCGAGGAAAGCCTTGCGCGCCTGGAGGATCAGGCCGCCTGA
- a CDS encoding ComEC/Rec2 family competence protein produces MSEPGLKPRKGARAAAAARPGRAIAGLDVSEAMSGLWSRFTAALETEREEGRFFLFLPVAAIGGVLLFFAAGRDPEPLAALAAFAVLAGLALAARARPTVFPAVMLAAAFAAGFLSAALRTERVAAPILEQPVRGSVTGMVESVEPRPRGTRIVIRVETLADLPPVKRPERVRVTVPRLEGAEAGHRVSVEALWRPPPGPVRPRGHDFARDAFFLGIGAVGSEGRPPVLLAANAEPGFVERVSARMDVLRNKVTARILSVVDGDEGAIAAALVTGQRGEISSKANDALRAAGLYHIISISGLHMALFGGFLFGAVRFGLVLMPGFGLRHPVKKYAALIAVLGASFYLAMSGAEVAAQRSFVMIAIVFLAVMFDRQGITMRNLALAAFAAILLIPEAVLGPSFQMSFCAAMAIVAWFEWARRRAPDEAQEARRGGFARFLKIYFGGIVATTIAATLATSPFAAFHFQRIALHSLPGNLIALPIVGILVMPFALFGLILMPFGLDMAAWHVMGFGIGLMLGIAEWIASWPAASLALPAFPALAALCLAAGLVLISLLTTRLRWLGLAPFAAGIVLAASPAQPDIYIDATGRAAAVRGTDGKLGLAGTRYSGFAASTWLAADGDLRPARDKTAAQYVRCDAFGCTAPLPDGRIFALSWSYAALREDCTRAAIVVTRLIAPPTCRETAHVIDAADLAKTGAVALTLSKDGSFAVEAARGASERVWHGHVQTPRGPAFAGPLVETDSVFGDEIEDEDDESAEDSAL; encoded by the coding sequence GTGTCCGAACCGGGGCTAAAACCACGTAAAGGTGCGCGGGCGGCAGCGGCCGCCCGTCCCGGACGTGCCATTGCCGGTCTCGATGTCTCCGAAGCGATGAGCGGGCTCTGGAGCCGCTTTACGGCCGCGCTGGAGACGGAACGGGAGGAGGGGCGGTTCTTCCTCTTCCTGCCGGTCGCGGCCATTGGCGGGGTCCTTCTGTTCTTTGCCGCCGGGCGGGACCCGGAGCCGCTTGCGGCTCTTGCCGCTTTCGCTGTCCTCGCCGGTCTGGCGCTGGCCGCACGGGCACGGCCCACCGTCTTTCCCGCTGTCATGCTCGCCGCGGCGTTTGCGGCGGGCTTTCTGTCGGCGGCGCTGAGGACTGAGCGTGTTGCGGCTCCCATACTCGAACAGCCGGTGCGTGGGTCTGTCACCGGCATGGTCGAAAGCGTCGAGCCGCGGCCGCGCGGCACGAGGATCGTCATCCGCGTCGAGACGCTGGCCGATCTTCCGCCTGTGAAAAGACCCGAGCGTGTTCGCGTCACCGTGCCGAGGCTCGAAGGCGCCGAGGCGGGACACCGCGTTTCGGTCGAGGCGTTGTGGCGTCCGCCGCCGGGGCCGGTGCGCCCGCGTGGCCATGATTTTGCACGCGATGCGTTCTTCCTCGGGATCGGCGCCGTCGGCAGTGAGGGGCGCCCGCCGGTTTTGCTGGCGGCCAACGCAGAGCCCGGTTTCGTTGAGCGTGTCTCCGCGCGTATGGACGTGCTGCGCAATAAGGTGACGGCGCGCATCCTGTCCGTGGTCGACGGCGATGAGGGTGCAATTGCCGCGGCGCTCGTCACCGGCCAGCGCGGCGAGATTTCGTCGAAAGCCAATGATGCGCTGCGCGCCGCAGGACTCTACCACATCATTTCGATTTCCGGCCTGCACATGGCGCTGTTCGGCGGCTTCCTGTTCGGCGCGGTGCGGTTCGGGCTGGTGCTGATGCCGGGCTTTGGCCTGAGGCATCCGGTCAAGAAATATGCGGCGCTAATCGCCGTTCTCGGCGCCAGTTTTTATCTCGCGATGTCGGGCGCAGAGGTTGCCGCCCAGCGCAGCTTCGTGATGATCGCGATTGTCTTTCTCGCGGTGATGTTCGACCGGCAGGGCATCACCATGCGCAATCTCGCCCTTGCGGCCTTTGCCGCCATTCTCCTCATTCCGGAAGCCGTGCTCGGGCCGAGCTTCCAGATGTCGTTCTGCGCGGCGATGGCCATTGTCGCATGGTTTGAATGGGCGCGGCGCCGCGCGCCCGATGAGGCGCAGGAAGCCCGGCGCGGCGGCTTTGCACGCTTTCTCAAAATCTATTTCGGCGGCATCGTTGCGACGACGATTGCCGCAACGCTTGCGACCTCGCCCTTTGCTGCGTTCCATTTCCAGCGCATCGCTCTGCATTCGCTGCCCGGCAATCTGATCGCGCTTCCTATCGTCGGCATTCTCGTGATGCCGTTCGCGCTGTTCGGTCTCATCCTGATGCCGTTCGGTCTCGACATGGCGGCCTGGCATGTCATGGGTTTCGGCATCGGCCTGATGCTGGGAATTGCCGAATGGATCGCCAGCTGGCCGGCGGCAAGCCTGGCGCTGCCGGCCTTTCCGGCGCTCGCCGCGCTCTGTCTTGCCGCGGGGCTCGTTCTTATTTCGCTGCTCACAACACGCCTGCGCTGGCTGGGCCTCGCGCCCTTCGCGGCAGGTATCGTTCTTGCCGCATCGCCCGCACAGCCGGACATTTACATCGACGCGACGGGGCGCGCTGCTGCGGTGCGCGGCACGGATGGAAAGCTCGGTCTTGCCGGCACCCGTTATTCAGGCTTTGCCGCCTCGACCTGGCTTGCGGCGGACGGCGATCTGAGACCCGCGCGCGACAAGACAGCGGCGCAATATGTGCGTTGCGACGCTTTCGGCTGCACGGCGCCGCTGCCGGACGGGCGCATATTCGCGCTGTCCTGGAGCTATGCCGCTTTGCGCGAGGATTGCACGCGCGCGGCCATTGTGGTGACGCGCCTCATCGCGCCGCCGACGTGCCGGGAAACGGCCCATGTGATCGACGCCGCCGATCTGGCAAAGACTGGTGCCGTGGCGCTGACGCTTTCGAAGGACGGGTCGTTCGCGGTCGAAGCCGCACGCGGTGCGTCGGAGCGTGTCTGGCACGGGCATGTCCAGACGCCGAGAGGCCCGGCTTTTGCCGGGCCTCTGGTCGAAACGGATTCCGTTTTCGGAGACGAAATTGAGGACGAAGATGATGAGAGCGCCGAAGACAGCGCGCTCTGA
- the lexA gene encoding transcriptional repressor LexA, which yields MLTRKQHELLRYIHERLRESGVPPSFDEMKDALNLRSKSGIHRLITALEERGFIRRLPNRARALEVVRLPESSAPNMRPAAGKFSPGVIEGGLGRSRPKPVEAEEVDVYNSVSVPVMGRIAAGVPIEAIQTRSHTIAVPPEMISGGDHFALEVRGDSMIEAGILEGDVVVIRKSDSADTGDIVVALVDDEEATLKRLRKRGASIALEAANPAYETRIFGPDRVRVQGKLVGLIRRY from the coding sequence ATGTTGACGCGCAAGCAGCATGAACTACTCCGCTATATCCATGAGCGGCTTCGGGAATCCGGCGTTCCGCCGAGCTTCGACGAGATGAAGGACGCGCTGAACCTGCGCTCCAAATCGGGGATTCACCGCCTCATTACGGCCCTGGAAGAACGCGGCTTCATCCGCCGCCTGCCCAACCGCGCCCGCGCCCTCGAAGTTGTCCGTCTGCCGGAGAGCTCGGCGCCCAATATGCGTCCCGCGGCGGGCAAGTTTTCGCCGGGTGTCATCGAGGGCGGCCTTGGCCGCTCACGCCCGAAGCCTGTCGAGGCGGAAGAGGTCGATGTCTATAATTCGGTCTCCGTCCCGGTCATGGGCCGCATCGCCGCCGGCGTGCCGATCGAGGCCATCCAGACCCGCAGCCACACCATCGCAGTGCCGCCGGAAATGATTTCGGGCGGCGATCACTTCGCCCTCGAAGTGCGCGGCGACTCGATGATCGAGGCCGGCATTCTCGAAGGCGATGTCGTCGTCATACGCAAATCCGATAGCGCCGATACCGGCGATATCGTCGTCGCTCTCGTCGACGATGAGGAAGCGACGCTGAAGCGCCTTCGTAAGCGCGGCGCCTCCATCGCGCTCGAAGCCGCGAACCCCGCTTACGAGACCCGCATTTTCGGACCTGATCGTGTGCGAGTTCAGGGCAAGCTCGTCGGGCTTATTCGTCGATACTGA
- a CDS encoding TSUP family transporter: MRSGVFGVNCGAMELSPDLILILAGVAFVAGFVDSIAGGGGLLNVPAMLLAGMDPVSTLATNKLQGMFGVGAASLQYVRHGVTSWRAMRWMMLASGVAALFGAALVTSLPTQHLKAALPFVLLVIALYFLLSPRLGDVEAEPRLKEGVFASTVVPAIGFYDGAIGPGTGSFFALGFITLRGEDILRATGKTKLLNFASNVGAFVFFLFAGKIVWLTGIGMAIGSVLGARLGATLAVKAGGKIIKPVLVLACSAMAIKLLSDPAHPIWAFFAG; encoded by the coding sequence GTGCGAAGCGGCGTATTCGGTGTTAATTGCGGCGCGATGGAGCTCTCGCCCGACCTTATTCTCATCCTTGCCGGTGTCGCCTTCGTTGCCGGTTTCGTTGATTCGATTGCCGGCGGCGGGGGCCTTTTGAACGTTCCGGCCATGCTGCTCGCCGGCATGGATCCGGTCTCGACACTCGCGACGAATAAACTTCAGGGCATGTTCGGCGTCGGCGCCGCCTCGCTGCAATATGTGCGGCACGGGGTGACGAGCTGGCGGGCGATGCGCTGGATGATGCTGGCTTCGGGCGTGGCGGCCCTCTTCGGCGCGGCTCTCGTCACCAGCCTGCCGACCCAGCATCTGAAGGCGGCGCTGCCTTTCGTTCTTCTGGTGATCGCCCTTTATTTCCTCCTGTCGCCGCGGCTCGGCGATGTCGAAGCGGAGCCGCGCCTGAAAGAGGGAGTGTTCGCCTCCACCGTCGTTCCCGCCATCGGCTTTTACGACGGGGCCATCGGGCCCGGCACGGGCTCGTTCTTTGCGCTTGGGTTCATCACGCTGCGCGGGGAAGACATCCTGCGCGCCACCGGCAAGACCAAGCTTCTTAACTTCGCCAGCAATGTCGGCGCCTTCGTTTTCTTCCTGTTTGCCGGGAAGATCGTCTGGCTGACGGGGATCGGCATGGCCATCGGCAGCGTGCTCGGCGCGCGGCTTGGGGCGACGCTTGCGGTAAAAGCCGGCGGCAAGATCATCAAGCCGGTGCTTGTGCTCGCCTGTTCGGCCATGGCGATAAAGCTGCTGTCGGATCCCGCGCATCCGATCTGGGCCTTTTTTGCCGGCTAA
- a CDS encoding CHAP domain-containing protein: MKYPGRVIEPSETDKALLGKIAAKLGARGYAVPEPHHAYTPAFAAAVKLFQSQNVSASGFPLKIDGKIGPITWGAIFEQEPVEAGSNDLVNRSLEIAISQLGVMEKPLGSNGGPEVDQYLKSVGLGTGFFWCMAFVNWCIQKAGADLGKTVKFPRTGGCVKAWNDAVAGGPKSAVLTAADARTSPGKVKPGAVFILSYGKGLGHTGFVRSNAGGALITVEGNTNQDGSRSGLGVFELKRRNVMDAQLKGFILPY; the protein is encoded by the coding sequence ATGAAATATCCTGGACGCGTCATCGAACCCTCGGAAACCGACAAGGCTCTGCTCGGCAAGATCGCGGCAAAGCTCGGCGCACGCGGATATGCGGTGCCCGAGCCGCATCACGCTTACACGCCCGCTTTTGCAGCGGCGGTGAAGCTCTTTCAGTCGCAGAACGTCTCGGCCAGCGGCTTCCCACTGAAGATCGACGGCAAGATCGGCCCCATCACCTGGGGCGCGATTTTCGAACAGGAACCGGTCGAGGCGGGCAGCAACGATCTGGTCAACCGCTCCCTGGAAATCGCCATCTCGCAGCTCGGCGTGATGGAAAAACCTCTCGGCTCGAATGGCGGGCCGGAAGTGGATCAGTATCTCAAATCGGTCGGCCTCGGCACCGGCTTCTTCTGGTGCATGGCGTTCGTCAACTGGTGCATCCAGAAGGCGGGCGCCGATCTCGGCAAGACAGTGAAGTTTCCGCGCACCGGCGGCTGCGTGAAGGCCTGGAACGATGCGGTCGCAGGCGGCCCGAAATCAGCGGTGCTGACGGCCGCGGATGCACGTACATCTCCGGGAAAAGTGAAACCGGGCGCGGTTTTCATCCTCAGCTACGGCAAGGGGCTCGGGCATACCGGTTTTGTGCGCTCCAATGCCGGCGGCGCGCTGATCACCGTCGAAGGCAATACCAATCAGGACGGCAGCCGCAGCGGGCTGGGCGTGTTCGAACTCAAACGCCGCAATGTGATGGACGCGCAGTTGAAGGGATTCATCCTGCCTTATTGA
- the trmFO gene encoding methylenetetrahydrofolate--tRNA-(uracil(54)-C(5))-methyltransferase (FADH(2)-oxidizing) TrmFO produces MKPVHVVGGGLAGSEAAFQIAEAGVPVILHEMRPVRSTDAHKTDGLAELVCSNSFRSDDSEANAVGLLHWEMRRLNSLIMRAGDAHQVPAGGALAVDRDGFSAAVTSALESHDLITIERSEIAGLPPADWDNVIVATGPLTSPALADAIREITGRDALAFFDAIAPIVHFDSIDMNVCWFQSRYDKAGPGGTGADYINCPMDKEQYERFVQTLVSSEKIDFKDWEANTPYFDGCLPIEIMAERGPETLRHGPMKPVGLTNPHNPEVKAYAIVQLRQDNALGTLFNMVGFQTKLRHGAQADVFRMIPGLEKAEFARLGGLHRNTFLDSPRLLDPVLRLKADPRLRFAGQITGCEGYVESAAIGLLAGRFAAAERLGRTADVPPDTTAFGALLGHITGGHIAVEGDENTKRSFQPMNVNFGLFPPVEKPKREPGGPRLRGPDKARLKKSAVTARAKADLDAWIGGVRAAAE; encoded by the coding sequence ATGAAACCAGTCCATGTCGTCGGCGGGGGCCTCGCCGGGTCCGAAGCCGCTTTTCAGATCGCCGAAGCCGGGGTGCCGGTCATCCTCCACGAAATGCGCCCTGTGCGCTCGACGGACGCCCACAAGACCGACGGGCTGGCCGAACTCGTATGCTCGAACTCGTTCCGCTCGGACGACAGCGAGGCCAATGCGGTCGGCCTCCTTCATTGGGAGATGCGGCGCCTCAACTCGCTGATCATGCGCGCCGGCGATGCTCATCAGGTGCCGGCCGGCGGCGCGCTTGCCGTCGACCGCGATGGCTTTTCGGCGGCGGTGACCTCCGCGCTCGAAAGCCATGATTTGATTACAATCGAGCGCAGCGAGATCGCGGGTCTTCCGCCCGCCGACTGGGACAATGTCATTGTCGCGACCGGCCCCCTCACCTCGCCGGCTTTGGCAGATGCGATCCGCGAGATCACCGGTCGCGATGCTCTCGCTTTCTTCGATGCGATTGCGCCCATCGTGCATTTCGATTCCATCGACATGAATGTTTGCTGGTTCCAGTCGCGCTATGACAAAGCGGGACCGGGCGGCACCGGCGCCGATTATATCAACTGCCCGATGGACAAGGAGCAGTATGAGCGTTTCGTACAGACGCTCGTCTCCAGCGAAAAGATCGACTTTAAGGACTGGGAAGCGAACACGCCCTATTTCGATGGCTGCCTGCCCATCGAGATCATGGCCGAGCGCGGGCCGGAAACGCTGCGCCACGGACCGATGAAGCCGGTCGGCCTGACCAATCCGCACAATCCCGAGGTGAAGGCCTATGCCATCGTCCAGCTTAGGCAGGACAATGCGCTCGGCACTTTGTTCAACATGGTGGGCTTTCAAACCAAGCTCCGCCACGGCGCGCAGGCCGATGTGTTCCGGATGATCCCGGGGCTTGAGAAAGCCGAGTTCGCGCGGCTCGGCGGCCTGCACCGCAATACGTTTCTCGACTCGCCGCGCCTGCTCGATCCGGTGCTGCGCCTCAAAGCCGATCCGCGTTTGCGCTTTGCCGGCCAGATCACCGGCTGCGAAGGCTATGTCGAGAGCGCCGCCATCGGCCTTCTCGCCGGGCGCTTTGCCGCCGCCGAGCGTCTCGGCCGCACGGCCGATGTGCCGCCGGATACGACGGCCTTCGGCGCGCTGCTCGGCCATATCACCGGCGGACATATTGCGGTCGAGGGAGATGAGAACACCAAGCGCTCGTTCCAGCCGATGAACGTCAATTTCGGCCTGTTTCCGCCGGTCGAGAAACCGAAACGCGAACCGGGCGGACCGCGTCTGCGCGGTCCGGACAAAGCCCGGCTCAAAAAAAGCGCGGTTACAGCGCGCGCGAAAGCCGATCTCGACGCCTGGATCGGCGGAGTCAGAGCGGCGGCGGAGTGA
- a CDS encoding diacylglycerol kinase — MRDGLETHGLKRLYLASLNTARGMKAAARSEAALREELFILILSVPLALLLAPSIGWYVAMIGVILAILAIELLNTAIEKLADHVTPEFHQTIGMVKDMGSAAVGCGLALGLLIWGGAAIVKFDLLDKVRVLLGA; from the coding sequence ATGCGCGACGGCCTTGAAACCCACGGATTGAAAAGACTTTACCTTGCCAGCCTGAACACGGCGCGGGGCATGAAGGCCGCCGCCCGCAGCGAGGCTGCGCTGCGCGAGGAGCTTTTCATCCTTATTCTGTCCGTGCCGCTGGCGCTGCTTCTGGCGCCGAGCATCGGCTGGTATGTGGCGATGATCGGCGTGATCCTCGCCATTCTCGCCATCGAGCTTCTCAACACCGCAATCGAAAAACTCGCCGATCACGTGACACCTGAATTTCATCAGACCATCGGCATGGTGAAAGACATGGGCTCGGCCGCTGTCGGCTGCGGCCTTGCGCTCGGCCTGCTCATCTGGGGCGGGGCTGCCATCGTAAAATTTGATCTTTTGGACAAGGTGCGCGTTCTTCTGGGCGCTTAA
- a CDS encoding glutathione S-transferase family protein, translating to MADLLFYMMTPPSRASIVRWMLEELGEPYDTHVLDRSRDEQRGSDYLKINPMGKVPALQHGDALVTEAAAICLYLADAFPKAGLNIAIGDPLRGRFLKWLFFAPSCIEPAILDIAFPREKAPPRSAAGYGDFHTVMNVVADAVRGRPYIVGETFSAADVVIASQLRWGQSFGVVPRREEFNAYLAGFEQRPAFKRAVDLDAQLKKPS from the coding sequence TTGGCCGATCTTCTCTTTTACATGATGACCCCGCCGTCGCGGGCCTCGATCGTGCGCTGGATGCTCGAAGAGCTCGGCGAGCCTTACGACACGCATGTGCTCGACCGCAGCCGCGACGAACAGCGCGGCTCCGACTATCTCAAGATCAATCCCATGGGCAAAGTGCCGGCGCTGCAGCATGGCGATGCGCTGGTGACCGAAGCCGCCGCCATCTGCCTTTATCTTGCCGATGCATTTCCGAAAGCAGGATTGAACATTGCGATCGGCGATCCCTTGCGGGGCCGTTTCCTGAAATGGCTGTTCTTTGCGCCGAGCTGCATCGAACCGGCGATCCTCGACATCGCCTTTCCCCGGGAGAAGGCCCCGCCGCGCAGCGCTGCGGGCTATGGCGATTTTCATACGGTGATGAATGTCGTTGCCGATGCGGTGCGGGGGCGTCCCTACATCGTCGGCGAGACATTTTCGGCGGCCGATGTCGTGATCGCCTCGCAGCTGCGCTGGGGTCAGAGTTTCGGTGTCGTGCCGCGGCGTGAGGAGTTCAACGCCTATCTTGCCGGGTTTGAGCAGCGTCCGGCCTTCAAGCGCGCAGTCGATCTCGATGCGCAACTGAAGAAGCCGTCCTGA